TGCGTCTCGTTCAATTCTTGTTCCAAAGCTTGTTTAGCTTTGACAGCCGCTGCTCTGGCACATTCAGCGTCTTCCAATTGGTTTTTCAATTGTCTCAAAGCTGCTTTACCAGTCGAATCACCTTTCGATCTTTCTAGCATTGTTTGGGCATCCCTCAGCAATGCTCTTGTTCTCTTTAgatctctttttaatctttaacatttcaaaaataaaaaacaaattgaaataatatacatataatattcaaatgaaaaagatttaaataaaacgctttttaaatataactaaaaataatttttaagcaAAACGAACCTTTGTGTCGTTTCAGCATCCACAGCACGATCAGCCCTATCCTGTTCTTCTATGGCTACCAATCTTCGTTCGAATTCGTGTTTCTCTCGAAGAAGTATCGTTCGTTCCTCATGTTCGTTCTCCAATTGAGATTCCAAAGCTTTTACCTTTTTAAGGGCATTTCCACGTACATCTTCCAGCTCTTCGTCACGTTGCTGCATCTCCTTTCGCATCTCTTTACGTTGCTGTTCAATACTCATCTCGAGTCTTAATTTTGCCTGTTCAAGCAGTTGCACCTGTCCAGCCAAATCATCCagttcttcttcttgatcCTTAGCGCGTTTTTCCAACTCGTGTTTCGCTTTCTTCAATTGAGCAACCTCTTCTTCTGTTTTACCACCGAACGTTAATTCTTCCAATTCTTGACTCAACGTACGAAGtcgttcttctttcaattCAATTTCTAATTTTGCATCCTACAAAAGGACGACGtattcaattgatttttatttcatatatacattatttatttaataccaGTACTTTTTGTTGGTATGATACTTACACTCAAGTTTTGTTCTATCGTAAACTTCTCAGCGATCGTAATCTCTTTTTCCCGCGCCAATCTCTCTCGTTGCGCTTTTTCTTGCCTGAGATCGTTCATCAAGTTTTGCGTTTCTGAATCAAAcctgaaaaaaattaagattgCCGTTTGTCATTTAACagattttttttcagattttaacatacaaaattatttttttattaattaatatctatccaCATCTATGtctttatattcttaaaatcTCTTGTGGCTCTAATCACCTGATCATCCTATATCGTATACAAAATTGCTATTAAATTCATcaatattaacaatgaaatCGAAAATACTAAAGGCGGAAATAGGACACGTATGCCAAAGtattaaataacaatgaatGAACGTGATACAAATGGTAACAAGATAAAAGTACtcaaagacaaagaaaaatgatttggGGAATATATCTTTGAATTTACGTTAATCATAGTATCCAACTATTTTTACTATCACCCATCGCGATTTATAGCCAAGCTGGATACGATCTCAAAGTCTGGCAGGGGTGCCCTCGCGGCGCTATTGGCCTGGCGCCAAGCCAGAAACACTTGTTGCTACGGAAGAAATGAGAATAGAGCGAGCCACCTCCCAATACTAGTCGTCTTTCGTCAAAGTATTAACAGAGAACGGAACGCATCAGCGGAAAACCCAGATACGATCTTCTGtaagttctttatttttctcggcTTTCCAATTTCGTGGAAATTCTACAAAGTAGAATCGGGACAATTTACGAGCTGTTAAGTTCCTGTGTTATAACTGACATCAGAGtgcttttactattattataatcgctaCAGCTATTGTACTAATCGTTATTGCCAAGCCGCGCACGATCATTTTCATGAATTCAAACAAACCAATAACTAATACGTTAAAGGCATATGCTAAAAGCATCGCTTTTAGATTGTTCAGAAACATGGAAATCAGGTTCTAACTCACTTGCGTTGTTTCTTCTCCAAAAGATTATTTCTAGCGGTTTGTTCTTCCAACAGCAATCTTAGGTCATGCATTTCACCATTTAACTTTTGAACTCGGCGTTTCCATTGACCTACGACCTGACGTTGTTCTTCGACTTCTTCATAGGCATCGGCTAGCTGAGGATATAAGTAACAAGACTCGATAAGAcacatacaattattatcttgaTAGAATGTTCCTTTAGTTGAAGTCATGAAAGATGAGAAAACGTACCTTCTTCTCCAATTGCTTCTTTAGACCAACCAATTGTTCGAGATCGTCTTCGTGCTGTTGAGCCATCTTTCTCTTGGTAAATTCGAGTTCACGAATAGCATGTTCGTAGCGTTGCCTATAGACACCGCCATCTTCGCCATCTTCACCATCTGACGCGACGCCGTTCAAATCAGCTGCTCTCGCGTACAATAATTCCATTTCGAGTCTTTCAGTAGTCTGCTGGAGATTCTTATTAGCCTCGGTAACATCTTGGAGTTCTCGTTCTAATCTTAAACGTTCCGATGTTTCTGCATCGATCCTTTCGGCTGCTAACGTAGAGGTTGAGTGTTCTTCCGCGAAGTCAGCCGTCATTTCGCTCaactgaaataaaaagaaatattcgtatattacATTCGTATAttacaatgtaaaaaaaatatactcttacatataacaaaatatatgataattatcttcatccgatattcatataatcgcaaagaattatttcgataCGATAGTAATTCCAAATTAAATCAGACTTTACATTTGaagaaatattcatatttaacaATTGACTTGGGCTGTTCAAAGGTACCTCATTCCCAGGACCATCTGACAGTGTCCTATCTTCCGAAGCTCTAGAAATACTCCGTCTCGAGGAGGGACTTTTAGTCATACTGGAAGACCTACTGAAGTATTGATACCCTTTGATCATGATATTCGTAGCACTTTGACTTCTTCCCATGTACGTTCTCGAGTTGTTTCGTGAATTATTGGAGATGGATATACAACTCTCATCCAAATCTTCCTTATGACCAAGACTTCGCCATTCGTCCATAATATGATCGGTACGTTTAAGAAATTGCGATATTCTATTAGAAAGATAAGAGGAAGCTGTGGCAGGTTCAAGATGAGAGGCCGTAGGTCTGAAGGATTGTCTGAC
This portion of the Vespa velutina chromosome 4, iVesVel2.1, whole genome shotgun sequence genome encodes:
- the LOC124948821 gene encoding unconventional myosin-XVIIIa isoform X5, with the translated sequence MPSVPSSTFSESMTSNSHNLLESNVDGISEDKKDESTERHLINSPSTSKCLGNLAKRPPLPPIVNHTKRPSSRLHIASTLNSITRSPSPSNSLSSSLSYRARSSTRSPSLTSSRAYSRLDCSTSLSVPPRRTFPRENSVASLPNEDVASKEQAPVVFDASLNFVLGCDKQRVRQSFRPTASHLEPATASSYLSNRISQFLKRTDHIMDEWRSLGHKEDLDESCISISNNSRNNSRTYMGRSQSATNIMIKGYQYFSRSSSMTKSPSSRRSISRASEDRTLSDGPGNELSEMTADFAEEHSTSTLAAERIDAETSERLRLERELQDVTEANKNLQQTTERLEMELLYARAADLNGVASDGEDGEDGGVYRQRYEHAIRELEFTKRKMAQQHEDDLEQLVGLKKQLEKKLADAYEEVEEQRQVVGQWKRRVQKLNGEMHDLRLLLEEQTARNNLLEKKQRKFDSETQNLMNDLRQEKAQRERLAREKEITIAEKFTIEQNLSDAKLEIELKEERLRTLSQELEELTFGGKTEEEVAQLKKAKHELEKRAKDQEEELDDLAGQVQLLEQAKLRLEMSIEQQRKEMRKEMQQRDEELEDVRGNALKKVKALESQLENEHEERTILLREKHEFERRLVAIEEQDRADRAVDAETTQRLKRDLKRTRALLRDAQTMLERSKGDSTGKAALRQLKNQLEDAECARAAAVKAKQALEQELNETQATLEEATRLRSEAEDRANAANRERSELLSQLEENEEELAEVLKKYRAAVQQVSAEQAQLQEAQVQIAALEAEKSSLKDQLSELSQRLESVEQLGDPTANSLATRRLEFRTKELESKLELEQTTRARLETQIARLKESVEKLQTETALLRTKEQTAQDTARRLQRSLRDAREEASSALAREQEATRARRELEKSLEAAEAETKVARDDLRLALQRIDDLQSAIQGELDLDCSEEATSENSDSD